The following are encoded together in the Parabacteroides chongii genome:
- a CDS encoding Gfo/Idh/MocA family protein encodes MKKENSISRRSFLKSSAMAGALGAIGTGGAAGVVLTSCSSGEKANALKPLKEPGTYYIPELPDLATDGQELKAGVIGCGGRGSGAAFNFLNAANGVTIVALGDTFKERIDGLADKLKKDKNIDIPEDKRFVGLDAYKQVIDSGVDVVIIATPPVFRPVHFQYATEKGKHSFLEKPICVDPVGYRTIMATAKQAEAKNLRVITGTQRHHQRPYVESYKKIMEGMIGEITGGTVYWNQNMLWFRERQKEWNDCEYMIKDWVNWKWLSGDHIVEQHVHNIDVFTWFSGLKPVKAVGFGSRQRRITGDQYDNFSIDFTMENGIHLHSMCRQVDGCANNVSEFIQGTKGSWNSATMEIKDLAGNVIWKYDYEAEKANFKQNDPYTLEHVNWINSIRGNKPLQQATETAVSNMAAIMGRESAYTGAETTWDAMTASPLDYTPKDLNLGKMDMSSFTVPVPGKPRDTK; translated from the coding sequence ATGAAAAAGGAAAACAGTATCAGTAGAAGATCATTTTTAAAGAGCTCCGCTATGGCCGGTGCACTGGGTGCAATTGGAACAGGTGGCGCAGCAGGTGTGGTTTTAACCTCATGTAGCAGTGGAGAAAAAGCAAATGCTTTGAAACCGCTGAAAGAACCGGGTACTTATTATATCCCGGAACTGCCCGACCTGGCAACAGACGGACAAGAACTGAAAGCCGGTGTTATCGGTTGCGGCGGACGTGGTTCCGGTGCTGCTTTCAATTTCCTGAATGCTGCGAATGGCGTAACTATCGTTGCGTTGGGCGATACATTCAAAGAAAGAATCGACGGACTGGCTGATAAACTGAAAAAAGATAAGAATATAGATATTCCGGAAGACAAGCGTTTTGTCGGTCTGGATGCTTATAAGCAGGTAATAGACAGTGGGGTAGATGTGGTGATCATTGCAACTCCTCCTGTATTCCGCCCGGTACATTTCCAGTATGCGACAGAAAAGGGAAAACATTCATTCCTGGAAAAACCGATCTGTGTGGATCCGGTTGGTTATCGTACGATCATGGCTACTGCCAAACAGGCGGAAGCTAAGAATCTTCGCGTGATCACTGGTACACAGCGTCATCACCAGCGTCCTTATGTAGAGTCTTACAAGAAGATCATGGAAGGTATGATCGGTGAGATCACAGGCGGTACGGTTTACTGGAATCAGAATATGTTGTGGTTCCGCGAGCGTCAAAAAGAATGGAACGATTGCGAATATATGATCAAGGACTGGGTGAACTGGAAATGGTTATCCGGTGACCATATCGTAGAACAGCATGTACATAATATCGATGTATTTACCTGGTTCAGTGGCTTGAAGCCGGTAAAAGCTGTCGGCTTCGGTTCTCGTCAGCGTCGTATTACCGGTGATCAGTATGATAACTTCAGCATCGATTTCACGATGGAGAACGGTATCCACCTGCACAGTATGTGTCGCCAAGTAGACGGTTGTGCCAACAATGTCAGCGAATTTATCCAAGGAACGAAAGGCTCATGGAACAGTGCAACGATGGAGATCAAAGACCTTGCCGGCAATGTGATTTGGAAATATGACTACGAAGCAGAGAAAGCCAACTTCAAGCAGAACGACCCGTATACACTGGAACACGTAAACTGGATCAACAGCATCCGTGGCAACAAACCGCTTCAGCAGGCTACTGAAACAGCCGTATCGAACATGGCTGCTATTATGGGACGTGAATCTGCTTATACGGGAGCTGAAACGACATGGGATGCCATGACTGCTTCTCCGCTGGATTATACTCCGAAAGACCTCAATTTGGGTAAGATGGATATGAGTTCATTCACAGTTCCGGTACCGGGTAAACCTCGTGATACAAAATAA
- a CDS encoding TIM barrel protein, protein MSLNRRNFLKTTLSGAAVAAVSTGALASCAGKASSDEQCPETKSCCNTKAKLNISFQEGTAPGENLNQKLDYMEKLGVVGFEPGGRGLKDRVKEIKEALNGRDIKVSAICAGFEGFILSTDPAIRKKCMDTMKEIITAAGELGSTGVIIVPAFNGQVPALPHNQETRDFLCEQFTEMGNHAAQNGTTVIFEPLNRKECFYMRQVADAASICRDINNPGVRCMGDFWHMTWEETSDMGAFLSAGDYLQHVHVASRKRRSMPGEDGEADNYVDGFKGLKMLGYDKYVSFECGCQGDRNIVVPAAVELLRKQWEEA, encoded by the coding sequence ATGTCATTGAATAGAAGAAACTTTTTAAAAACAACATTATCCGGTGCTGCAGTAGCTGCTGTCAGTACCGGTGCGTTGGCTTCTTGTGCCGGTAAGGCTTCTTCGGATGAACAATGTCCGGAGACAAAGTCCTGCTGCAACACAAAAGCAAAACTGAACATCTCTTTCCAGGAAGGTACTGCACCGGGTGAAAACCTGAACCAGAAGCTGGACTATATGGAGAAGCTGGGTGTGGTCGGTTTCGAACCGGGCGGACGCGGACTGAAAGACCGGGTGAAAGAGATCAAAGAGGCTCTGAACGGTCGTGATATCAAGGTCAGTGCTATTTGTGCCGGTTTTGAAGGATTTATCCTTTCTACCGATCCTGCTATTCGTAAGAAATGTATGGATACAATGAAGGAGATCATCACCGCAGCCGGCGAGCTGGGGTCGACAGGTGTTATCATCGTTCCGGCGTTCAACGGGCAGGTCCCCGCGCTTCCTCATAACCAGGAAACCCGTGACTTCCTGTGCGAACAGTTTACGGAGATGGGTAATCATGCTGCACAGAACGGAACGACCGTGATTTTTGAACCTCTGAACCGCAAAGAATGTTTCTATATGCGTCAGGTGGCCGATGCAGCTTCCATATGCCGTGATATCAACAATCCGGGTGTACGTTGCATGGGGGACTTCTGGCATATGACCTGGGAGGAAACGTCCGATATGGGAGCGTTCCTTTCAGCGGGTGACTATCTGCAGCACGTGCACGTGGCAAGCCGCAAACGTCGCAGCATGCCGGGTGAAGACGGTGAGGCGGATAATTATGTAGACGGCTTCAAAGGTTTGAAGATGTTAGGTTATGATAAATACGTAAGTTTCGAATGCGGATGCCAGGGTGATCGCAACATTGTTGTCCCTGCCGCAGTAGAACTCTTGCGCAAACAATGGGAAGAAGCATAA
- a CDS encoding helix-turn-helix transcriptional regulator produces MQMSEVVEEHPSLIPVINRFGIRLGLGDKSVKTICEEYQLDTDFLLTVINTFLNEEYFPERKLQTFHTSQIIDYLTKTNQYYLRYQLPNIERHLTSFISMSTPGNNTLNLIGKFFSSFKEELTARIEKDDTVWFPYCQALSEKINGCQASGETGVLQLGGEQRLEDPIEALLSDLKGIMVKHLSGDYNENLCYAVIFGISSLEKDIKQHNRIRYRILTPMVSAMEKLCK; encoded by the coding sequence ATGCAAATGAGTGAGGTGGTGGAGGAACATCCCTCACTCATTCCTGTAATCAACCGGTTTGGTATCCGCCTCGGATTGGGGGATAAATCGGTGAAAACGATCTGTGAAGAATATCAGCTGGATACGGATTTCCTGCTGACGGTAATAAACACGTTCCTGAACGAGGAATATTTCCCGGAAAGGAAGTTGCAGACCTTCCATACTTCGCAGATCATCGATTACCTGACCAAGACCAACCAATATTATTTACGTTATCAACTGCCGAACATAGAGCGGCATCTGACTTCTTTTATCTCTATGAGTACCCCGGGAAACAATACGTTGAATCTGATCGGCAAATTCTTCTCTTCTTTTAAGGAAGAGTTGACGGCGCGTATCGAGAAAGACGACACGGTTTGGTTCCCTTATTGCCAGGCATTAAGTGAGAAGATCAACGGTTGTCAGGCTTCCGGCGAAACGGGAGTGCTTCAACTTGGCGGTGAGCAGCGGCTGGAAGATCCTATCGAGGCGTTGTTGTCCGATCTGAAAGGCATAATGGTTAAACACCTGTCGGGTGATTACAATGAGAATTTATGTTATGCCGTGATCTTCGGCATCAGCAGCCTTGAAAAAGACATCAAACAACATAATCGTATCCGTTACCGTATTCTGACTCCGATGGTATCAGCCATGGAGAAACTGTGTAAATAA
- a CDS encoding helix-turn-helix transcriptional regulator yields the protein MHRTKQIAIILSDTLQSIGLQSLLTDYFPPVEVCWFPTFDAFNVDGCNDTFDYYFTSPETQVMNGDFFLPRRSKTVVLINGGEGDGGISTTNHITVKASQEIIIEQLQQLLANDNSANLSGDTNKDLSTRETDVLQLIVKGITNKEIADKLSISLNTVLTHRKNITTKLGIKTVSGLTFYAIMNGIISGDDIEL from the coding sequence ATGCATAGAACCAAGCAAATAGCAATCATTTTATCCGATACTTTGCAGAGCATTGGTCTTCAGAGCTTGCTTACCGACTATTTCCCTCCTGTGGAAGTGTGTTGGTTTCCTACGTTCGATGCTTTCAATGTTGACGGTTGCAACGATACGTTCGATTACTATTTTACCTCACCTGAAACACAGGTAATGAATGGTGATTTTTTCCTGCCTCGCCGTAGTAAAACGGTTGTGTTAATCAATGGGGGAGAAGGTGACGGTGGTATCTCTACCACGAACCATATCACGGTAAAAGCCTCCCAGGAGATAATCATCGAGCAGTTACAGCAATTGCTAGCCAACGATAACTCCGCCAATCTATCTGGAGATACGAACAAAGACCTTTCTACCCGTGAAACCGATGTCCTCCAATTGATCGTAAAAGGTATCACCAACAAGGAAATAGCGGATAAATTAAGCATCAGCTTGAACACGGTCCTCACTCACCGAAAGAATATCACTACTAAATTAGGTATCAAAACCGTTTCCGGCCTGACTTTTTATGCCATCATGAATGGGATCATCTCAGGGGATGATATAGAATTGTAG
- a CDS encoding TonB-dependent receptor: protein MKQRCLCVLVVSSLFGLQAMKADEIKVNVNENDTIKTYNIDEVVVTSSTKETNDLRLLPSSVSIISPQAISGRQIDALKDISSFVPNLYMPDYGSKMTSAIYIRGIGARSSGQSIGLYVDNVPYLDKSTFDFELNDIQRMEVLRGPQGTLYGRNAMGGIVNIYTLSPLNYQGTKLSLSGGNYGAFKAKGAHYRKLSDNVGISLSGYYDRNDGFFVNEYSDTRADKEESAGGRFKLDWLIKPNLKAQYTFNYDYVNQRAFPYGLYDKATGTVAPIRINDPSSYERNMLNNSLYLEWKTDNILLSSTTAYQYLKDDMKMDQDYTEKSVFTLNQKQKQYAWSEEVAIRSNHKKNYQWSFGAYGFYNSLNTDGPVIFKEDGLKDILQDAFDKMIGNNPNAPKLTVYGDDKNQIYFPGYFKTPTFGFAAFHQSTYNNLFVDGLSITAGIRLDYEKAKLDYDSAVDSMKIGVSMMGRPLGTYPMEAHLKDKTSQDFLQVLPKVSLRYQCSPGTFTYVSVAKGYKTGGYNVQMFGDLVQEYAKYDLMKKFMPAEAEKNKPSDVESVASYKPEHSWNYELGVRSELIKNRLNAELTFFYMDIQDIQLTTFAENGSGRMITNGGKADSYGVEVSLRSLIAEGLTADLNYGFTRATFRDYLAIDRESKLEVNYKDNFVPYTPRHTVSLGLQYTKLLRNCWLDQFTVSAQCAGAGKIFWTEKNDISQDFYAVLNAKAGVRKGAVNLNVWSRNITNTDYQAFYFESFNNSFIQKGKPFQIGAEVAVTF, encoded by the coding sequence ATGAAACAACGCTGTCTGTGTGTGCTGGTTGTCAGCTCTCTTTTTGGTTTACAAGCTATGAAGGCTGATGAAATAAAAGTGAATGTCAATGAAAACGATACCATCAAAACGTATAATATCGATGAGGTGGTGGTGACTTCTTCCACGAAAGAAACGAATGATTTACGCTTATTGCCCAGTTCTGTTTCCATCATTTCCCCCCAGGCTATTTCCGGACGGCAGATCGATGCGTTGAAAGATATCAGTTCCTTTGTCCCTAACCTGTATATGCCGGATTACGGTTCGAAGATGACTTCGGCTATTTATATCCGTGGTATCGGTGCACGAAGCAGCGGACAATCGATCGGACTTTATGTGGATAATGTGCCGTATCTCGATAAGAGCACATTTGATTTCGAACTGAACGATATCCAGCGTATGGAGGTGTTGCGTGGTCCGCAGGGAACATTGTACGGACGTAATGCGATGGGAGGAATCGTGAATATCTATACGCTTTCACCTTTAAATTACCAGGGGACGAAACTGTCCTTGTCCGGTGGAAATTATGGCGCATTCAAGGCAAAGGGAGCCCATTACCGGAAGTTGAGCGACAATGTAGGCATTTCCCTTAGTGGTTATTACGATCGGAATGACGGATTCTTCGTCAATGAATATAGTGATACACGGGCCGATAAAGAAGAATCGGCAGGCGGTCGTTTCAAGCTGGACTGGTTGATCAAACCGAACCTGAAAGCGCAATATACATTCAATTACGACTATGTCAATCAGCGGGCGTTTCCTTACGGATTATATGATAAGGCAACGGGGACGGTTGCTCCGATCCGCATCAACGATCCCAGTTCTTATGAACGGAATATGCTGAATAATAGTCTTTATCTGGAATGGAAAACGGATAATATCCTACTTTCTTCTACTACTGCCTACCAGTATCTGAAGGATGATATGAAGATGGACCAGGACTATACAGAGAAGTCGGTCTTCACACTGAACCAAAAGCAGAAACAATATGCCTGGAGTGAAGAAGTGGCGATCCGTTCCAACCATAAGAAGAACTATCAGTGGAGTTTCGGGGCGTATGGCTTTTATAATAGTCTGAATACGGACGGGCCGGTTATCTTTAAGGAGGATGGCTTAAAGGATATCTTGCAGGATGCATTTGACAAGATGATCGGTAATAACCCGAATGCTCCTAAATTGACTGTGTATGGAGACGATAAGAATCAAATCTATTTCCCCGGTTATTTTAAAACGCCTACATTCGGCTTTGCCGCTTTTCATCAGTCTACTTATAATAACTTGTTCGTAGACGGACTTTCTATTACAGCTGGTATCCGTTTGGATTATGAAAAAGCGAAGCTGGATTATGATTCGGCTGTCGACAGTATGAAGATTGGGGTGTCGATGATGGGGAGGCCGCTGGGGACTTATCCGATGGAAGCACATTTGAAAGATAAGACATCACAGGACTTTTTACAGGTTTTGCCGAAGGTCTCCTTGCGTTACCAGTGCAGCCCGGGAACTTTTACTTACGTGTCTGTAGCAAAAGGGTACAAAACGGGCGGCTATAATGTGCAAATGTTCGGTGACCTGGTGCAGGAATATGCAAAATATGACCTGATGAAGAAGTTCATGCCTGCTGAAGCAGAAAAAAATAAACCGTCGGATGTAGAGTCGGTAGCTTCCTATAAACCTGAACATAGCTGGAACTACGAATTAGGCGTCCGCAGCGAATTGATTAAAAACCGGCTGAATGCAGAGTTGACATTTTTCTATATGGATATACAGGATATCCAGTTGACAACCTTTGCGGAGAATGGCAGTGGCCGTATGATCACCAACGGAGGAAAAGCGGACAGCTATGGTGTGGAAGTAAGCCTTCGCAGCCTGATTGCCGAGGGATTGACTGCCGATCTGAATTATGGTTTTACCCGTGCTACATTCCGTGATTATCTGGCTATCGACAGGGAAAGCAAGCTGGAGGTAAATTACAAGGATAACTTTGTCCCTTATACTCCGCGTCATACCGTAAGCCTGGGATTACAATATACGAAGTTGTTACGTAATTGCTGGTTGGATCAGTTTACTGTTTCTGCACAGTGCGCCGGAGCCGGGAAGATTTTTTGGACGGAAAAGAATGATATCAGCCAGGACTTTTATGCCGTGTTGAACGCCAAGGCTGGTGTACGTAAAGGGGCAGTCAATCTGAATGTATGGAGTCGTAATATAACAAATACGGATTATCAAGCATTTTATTTCGAATCATTCAACAATTCATTCATACAAAAAGGCAAACCGTTCCAGATCGGGGCAGAGGTTGCAGTAACTTTCTAA
- a CDS encoding TonB-dependent receptor, producing the protein MKILLLFCCLSLSVLSVQADDQDTTKVRQVDLNEVIVRSFKQSRDLRLEPLSASSVTGTAIQNKNITGIKEFSSFIPNLFMPDYGSKLTSPVYIRGIGSKINAPSVGLYVDGIPYFEKSAFDFDFAEIDRVEVLRGPQGTLYGRNTMGGIINVYTKSPLKYQGMNASVSNGTYGARDYALSRYAKIGEKFGYSLSANYNRSDGYFTNLFTDKRADDQKSGSGRIRLEWQPTEQWSLGLMSSYDYSKQGGYPYAVCDSLTHRPGDVNYNDYSFYKRAMSTTGLTAEYKGTGYSLSSKTAFQYLSDHQGIDQDFSPASVYFAKQDQKQKMFSEEFNLKSTTTHRYKWLFGAFGFWQGIDNTVILDYLAQKYTTRKIYDTPTYGFALYHQSTFDDLLFDGLSATFGIRYDYERASTDFIGFKETEEKTEQLDAFYSKLKFSQVTPKFALQYLFPSSGILYATVTKGYKTGGFNTSFEREEDRSFRPETSWNYEVGGKHPFLDNRLRADIAFFWIDWKNQQISQTLPFGRGSMLTNAGRSESKGVEVSLQGNPVNGLMVQVNYGFTHATFKDYVDEKKKIDYSGNYLPMVPSHTFAVGADYTIPTPCSHIDRIMISTNFTGVGEIHWKEDNKVTQSFYGQLNGKVSITKGFATFAIWAKNITNTQYTAFYFESGGKGLAQSGRPFTIGGSVAIAL; encoded by the coding sequence ATGAAAATATTACTTTTATTCTGTTGTTTGTCTCTTTCTGTTCTATCTGTACAAGCAGACGACCAGGATACAACGAAAGTCCGTCAGGTCGATCTGAACGAGGTGATAGTCCGGTCATTTAAACAAAGCAGAGACTTACGTTTGGAGCCGCTGTCGGCCTCGTCTGTTACCGGTACGGCTATACAGAATAAGAATATCACAGGTATCAAGGAGTTCAGCTCATTCATTCCCAACCTGTTTATGCCTGATTACGGTTCAAAACTGACTTCTCCTGTTTATATTCGGGGGATCGGTTCGAAGATTAATGCGCCTTCCGTCGGACTTTATGTGGATGGTATCCCTTATTTTGAAAAGTCGGCATTCGATTTTGACTTTGCTGAAATAGACCGCGTAGAAGTATTGCGCGGCCCGCAGGGAACCCTGTACGGACGTAATACCATGGGAGGGATTATTAATGTATATACCAAATCTCCCTTGAAATATCAGGGGATGAATGCCTCTGTCTCTAACGGTACGTACGGTGCCCGCGATTATGCTCTTTCCCGTTATGCGAAGATAGGAGAGAAATTCGGTTATTCCCTTTCTGCCAATTATAACAGGAGTGACGGCTATTTCACGAATTTGTTTACCGACAAAAGAGCAGACGACCAGAAAAGCGGTTCCGGACGTATCCGGCTGGAATGGCAACCGACGGAGCAGTGGTCGCTTGGCTTGATGAGTTCTTACGATTATTCCAAACAGGGAGGGTATCCGTATGCTGTCTGCGATTCGCTGACACATCGGCCCGGTGATGTGAATTATAACGACTATAGCTTTTATAAACGGGCCATGTCGACAACCGGTCTGACTGCTGAGTATAAAGGAACCGGCTATAGCCTGAGCAGCAAAACTGCCTTTCAGTATCTGTCGGACCATCAGGGTATCGACCAGGACTTCTCTCCGGCAAGCGTTTATTTTGCTAAGCAGGACCAGAAGCAGAAGATGTTTTCAGAGGAATTCAATCTGAAATCGACAACGACCCACCGGTATAAGTGGTTGTTTGGAGCTTTCGGTTTTTGGCAGGGTATTGACAATACCGTGATACTGGATTATCTGGCACAGAAATACACGACCCGCAAAATCTATGATACGCCGACTTACGGCTTTGCCCTGTACCATCAGTCCACTTTCGATGATCTCCTGTTCGACGGTCTCTCTGCTACTTTCGGTATACGGTATGATTACGAACGTGCATCTACCGATTTTATCGGTTTTAAAGAAACTGAAGAGAAAACAGAACAATTGGATGCCTTTTACAGTAAACTGAAATTCAGCCAGGTGACACCTAAGTTTGCGTTACAGTACCTGTTCCCGTCTTCGGGGATCCTCTATGCCACAGTGACGAAAGGGTATAAAACCGGTGGGTTCAATACCTCTTTCGAGCGTGAGGAGGATCGTTCTTTCCGACCGGAAACGAGCTGGAACTATGAGGTGGGCGGCAAGCATCCTTTTTTGGATAACCGGCTGCGTGCCGATATCGCCTTCTTTTGGATCGACTGGAAGAATCAGCAGATCAGTCAGACACTTCCTTTCGGTCGCGGTTCCATGTTGACCAATGCCGGTCGGAGTGAGAGCAAAGGGGTAGAGGTCAGCCTGCAGGGGAATCCGGTGAACGGGTTGATGGTGCAGGTGAATTATGGTTTTACCCATGCTACTTTTAAAGACTATGTCGACGAGAAGAAGAAGATCGATTATTCGGGCAACTATCTCCCGATGGTGCCGTCGCATACATTTGCAGTCGGTGCCGATTATACGATTCCGACACCTTGTTCCCATATCGACCGTATCATGATCAGTACAAATTTTACCGGTGTGGGAGAGATCCATTGGAAAGAAGATAATAAAGTTACTCAATCTTTTTACGGACAATTGAACGGAAAGGTGTCAATAACCAAAGGATTCGCTACCTTTGCAATTTGGGCTAAGAATATCACCAATACACAATATACCGCATTTTATTTTGAATCGGGAGGAAAAGGACTGGCACAGTCGGGACGTCCGTTTACGATTGGCGGTAGTGTGGCAATAGCACTTTGA